One segment of Aulosira sp. FACHB-615 DNA contains the following:
- a CDS encoding serine hydrolase, which yields MRLRLFLLGVVSIFLLSSPAKASRLESWSFDTAQNQLNITTVSGVKPRAFLIQNPTRLVIDLPGTKLNTNTIRKNYGATVREIRVGKVDDNTTRLVVELAPGYTVDPAKLLVQGDSSTHWIVKFPSVERVQNPNDDNVSASSSEEQIPVAVSDVSLFAGVVPLGKEIPQLRSRVQALASRYRSLDPGLFFLDLDTGNYLDFNGEKVFPAASTIKFPILIALFQEIDAGRIKLNETLVMRRDLITGGSGEFQYKRAGTRFSLLETATKMITISDNTATNMIIDRLGGKAKLNPRFRSWGLQNTVVRNLLGDFKGTNTTSAKDLVRLSALVANNRLLSDSSRGRVLNIMQRVHNTKLLPAGLGKGAVIAHKTGTLGIVLGDAGIIQMPSGKRYLAGIFVRRPFNDLKARDFINQVSRMVYGYLDQPRVATTDKPESL from the coding sequence ATGAGATTACGCTTATTTCTACTTGGCGTTGTCAGTATTTTCCTGCTTTCTTCTCCAGCAAAAGCCTCTCGCTTAGAATCTTGGAGTTTTGATACAGCCCAAAATCAACTTAACATTACTACTGTCTCTGGTGTGAAGCCTAGAGCATTTTTAATACAAAATCCCACAAGGTTAGTTATTGATCTTCCGGGTACAAAACTGAATACAAATACAATTCGGAAAAACTATGGTGCGACAGTCCGGGAAATCCGTGTTGGTAAGGTTGACGATAACACAACTAGACTAGTAGTTGAACTAGCACCAGGATACACCGTAGACCCTGCTAAGTTATTGGTTCAAGGTGATTCTTCAACTCATTGGATAGTAAAATTCCCCTCAGTGGAACGGGTTCAAAATCCCAATGATGATAATGTTTCTGCTTCTAGCAGCGAAGAACAAATTCCTGTTGCTGTTAGTGATGTTTCTTTGTTTGCAGGAGTTGTACCTTTAGGTAAGGAAATACCACAATTGCGATCGCGGGTACAAGCATTAGCATCTCGGTATCGTTCCCTTGACCCAGGATTGTTTTTTTTAGATTTAGATACAGGTAACTATCTCGATTTCAATGGTGAGAAAGTTTTTCCCGCCGCTAGTACTATTAAGTTTCCAATTTTGATTGCCTTATTTCAAGAAATTGATGCAGGTAGAATCAAACTAAATGAAACCTTGGTAATGCGGCGTGACTTAATCACTGGCGGTTCAGGAGAATTTCAATATAAACGTGCTGGAACTCGTTTTAGTCTGTTAGAAACAGCAACTAAGATGATTACCATCAGTGATAATACTGCTACCAACATGATTATTGACCGCTTAGGTGGTAAGGCTAAGTTAAATCCGCGTTTTCGTAGTTGGGGACTGCAAAACACTGTTGTACGGAATTTACTTGGTGACTTCAAGGGTACGAATACAACCAGCGCCAAAGATTTAGTTAGGCTGTCAGCGTTGGTTGCGAATAATCGCTTGTTGAGTGATTCGAGTCGTGGCCGTGTCTTAAATATTATGCAGCGTGTTCATAACACCAAATTATTACCGGCTGGTCTAGGGAAAGGTGCGGTAATTGCTCATAAAACCGGAACTTTAGGCATTGTACTAGGTGATGCGGGAATTATTCAAATGCCCTCTGGTAAGCGTTACTTAGCTGGAATTTTTGTCAGAAGACCTTTTAATGATTTGAAAGCGAGAGATTTTATTAATCAAGTTTCTCGTATGGTTTATGGCTATTTAGACCAACCCAGAGTAGCCACCACCGACAAGCCGGAATCATTGTGA